The proteins below are encoded in one region of Anguilla anguilla isolate fAngAng1 chromosome 3, fAngAng1.pri, whole genome shotgun sequence:
- the si:ch73-335l21.2 gene encoding RING finger protein 223: MTEIPGTVQPNQLDQQTGSVEAAEVECPICYQEYNQGGKCPRMLECLHVFCTECLQRIQLSPTQPPDPHSPPSISCPLCRHPTPLEMGDALSLPCNSRILAQLPPLAFRMPVSVSTRLTTITQRVVLSLESRDARFIILPTVSLRVEQMGTGEEHRPPAPSAGSLEVQQEQRRALVCVQLLALIFWILFVLTCVVGVVFGPNFFHN, from the coding sequence ATGACGGAGATTCCAGGCACAGTGCAACCAAACCAGCTGGACCAGCAGACTGGCTCTGTGGAGGCGGCTGAGGTGGAATGCCCCATCTGCTACCAGGAATACAACCAGGGAGGGAAATGCCCCCGCATGCTGGAGTGTCTTCACGTGTTCTGCACTGAGTGCTTACAGAGGATCCAGCTGTCACCCACCCAGCCGCCCGATCCCCACAGCCCCCCATCGATCTCCTGCCCCCTGTGTCGCCATCCCACTCCCCTGGAGATGGGGGacgccctctccctcccctgcaACTCTCGCATTTTGGCCCAGCTGCCCCCGCTGGCATTCCGTATGCCAGTCTCCGTCTCCACCCGTCTGACCACCATCACCCAACGGGTGGTGCTGTCCCTGGAGTCTCGGGACGCTCGCTTCATCATCCTGCCCACGGTCAGCCTGCGCGTGGAGCAGATGGGGACAGGAGAGGAGCACCGCCCCCCAGCTCCCTCTGCTGGTAGTTTAGAGGTACAGCAGGAGCAGCGGCGGGCCCTGGTGTGTGTCCAGCTGCTGGCCCTCATCTTCTGGATCCTGTTCGTCTTGACCTGTGTTGTGGGCGTGGTCTTCGGGCCAAACTTCTTTCACAACTAG